From Miscanthus floridulus cultivar M001 chromosome 15, ASM1932011v1, whole genome shotgun sequence, the proteins below share one genomic window:
- the LOC136508051 gene encoding WPP domain-associated protein-like, with protein MEAAADPLEYELQREISDILIQNYVCGLRQEFEMKLWEHQNCISTLNRNWAEKVSEVTVLRDELHNVLSVIVASEPGTHHPHQSHGVLEDQMIIVKMKDDSEPSVTEKSSESSEVMLQIPDFSLLKHMHSEEVTNFLKMEWLKLRRQHESELHEKTEELFRVKREHAKEKASLPLKKERELEFIKSKLLQTISKLGEIASRKENSCFDGNENKEMRRLKDRIGMLLHENSRLRGLLADKKQEVKHLSLQVSDSKSTTSQYSLSETKLLNNSEKLRAELEDLKVERHLNNLVDLSVFKEVFDNYENQIYEMDQEGSFLKELLDEKEDQLSFIFEDRQKLKYENSQLVSIAGSIMQHHDQVNLVNDELMMFKEKVCEQELLILESKGEYNSMKRCLYEAMQEIQVCKQEILGLTENLTSMSIALKEAKEQNASLDATIREMKKTPAQSIGSHWGWTGEFDLAGMEKLSKTYSDFESRLVETMKRNETRLTSLVCQFSPLVQQVVVLRKKEFWYKQILEIKCSNLRKAEAEVDILGDEVDTLLSVLGKIYIALDHYSPVLKHYPGVTEILMLVQKVLKGESIEHLATMGKS; from the exons ATGGAGGCGGCCGCAGACCCG TTGGAGTATGAGCTGCAGAGGGAGATCTCTGACATCTTGATTCAGAACTACGTTTGCGGTCTGCGCCAGGAGTTTGAGATGAAGTTATGGGAGCATCAGAACTGCATCAGCACTCTGAACAGGAATTGGGCAGAAAAGGTTTCTGAGGTCACGGTGCTGCGTGACGAGCTTCACAATGTTCTGAGTGTTATAGTCGCTTCTGAACCTGGTACTCATCATCCTCACCAGTCCCACGGTGTCCTAGAAGACCAGATGATCAttgtgaagatgaaagatgatagtGAGCCTTCTGTAACAGAGAAATCTTCTGAGTCAAGTGAGGTTATGCTTCAGATCCCAGATTTTTCCCTCCTGAAGCACATGCACAGCGAAGAAGTCACGAACTTTCTCAAGATGGAATGGCTAAAGCTGCGAAGGCAGCACGAGTCCGAGCTGCATGAGAAGACAGAGGAGCTGTTCAGGGTGAAAAGGGAACACGCAAAAGAGAAAGCTTCGTTGCCGCTTAAGAAAGAGAGAGAGCTTGAATTCATCAAATCAAAGTTGCTCCAGACCATCTCCAAGCTTGGTGAGATAGCCTCAAGGAAAGAGAATTCTTGTTTTGACGGTAATGAGAATAAGGAGATGCGCAGATTGAAGGACAGGATTGGTATGCTACTACATGAAAATAGTCGTCTCCGAGGTTTGCTGGCTGATAAAAAACAGGAGGTTAAGCACCTCTCTTTGCAAGTATCAGATTCAAAGAGCACAACATCCCAGTACTCACTGTCAGAGACAAAACTGTTAAACAATTCTGAGAAGCTTAGGGCTGAACTCGAAGATTTAAAGGTTGAGAGGCACTTGAACAATTTAGTGGATTTGTCTGTATTCAAGGAAGTTTTTGATAATTATGAGAATCAGATTTATGAAATGGATCAGGAGGGATCCTTCCTCAAAGAGTTGCTTGATGAAAAAGAAGACCAGCTAAGTTTTATTTTTGAAGATAGACAAAAGCTCAAGTATGAAAATAGTCAACTtgtatcaattgcagggtcaattaTGCAGCACCATGACCAAGTCAACTTGGTTAATGACGAGCTTATGATGTTTAAGGAGAAAGTGTGTGAGCAAGAACTGCTGATATTGGAGTCAAAGGGTGAATATAACTCCATGAAAAGGTGTTTGTATGAGGCTATGCAAGAAATCCAAGTATGCAAGCAAGAAATACTTGGGCTGACTGAAAACTTAACTTCTATGTCTATTGCTTTGAAGGAAGCCAAGGAACAGAATGCCTCACTTGATGCCACAATCCGTGAAATGAAGAAAACACCAGCACAAAGTATTGGCAGTCATTGGGGATGGACTGGGGAATTTGATCTTGCCGGTATGGAGAAATTGTCAAAAACATATAGTGACTTTGAAAGCAGATTAGTAGAAACTATGAAAAGAAATGAAACCAG GTTGACTAGTCTAGTTTGTCAGTTTAGCCCACTGGTGCAGCAAGTTGTTGTCTTAAGGAAAAAAGAATTCTGGTATAAGCAAATACTTGAGATTAAATGCTCAAATCTTCGGAAAGCAGAAGCAGAG GTTGATATACTTGGCGATGAGGTTGACACTCTTCTAAGTGTTCTGGGAAAAATCTATATTGCACTTGATCATTATTCTCCAGTTTTGAAGCATTACCCTGGG GTTACAGAGATTTTGATGCTTGTCCAGAAGGTGTTGAAAGGAGAAAGCATTGAACACCTAGCCACTATGGGAAAATCCTGA